A stretch of DNA from Cellulomonas fengjieae:
GAGTCCCTGGCAGTCGTCGTCACGGGCCCCCAGGGGTCGGGCAAGAGCACCCTGGCCGCCCTCTTGGCGCCGCGGCTGGGCGCCGCCCTGCTCGACCTCGACACCGCGACGGCGGACCTCACCGCCGTCATCGGCGACCTGCTGGGGGTCGAGGACCTCGACGACCCGGTGCTGGCACTCGCCACCCGGGACGCGCGCTACGCGGCCATCATCGCGGTGGCAGAGGAGAACCTGCGGCTGGGCCTGAGTGTCGTCCTGGTAGCTCCGTTCACGGCCGAGCGCCGCGACCCGACGGCGTGGGCCGCCCTGGCGGCTCGGCTCGAGGCTGCGGGCGGCAGGCCGTCCCTCGTCTGGCTCGAGATCGACGCCGTGGCCGTCGTGGAGCGGATCCGACGACGTCGTGCCGGTCGGGACGCACCCAGGCTCGCTCGCGAGGGCGGCGTGTCCGGCCTGGACCTCGCCGCCCCGCGGGTGCCGCACATCCGTGCCGACGCTGGTCAGGCACCGGAGGCGCTCGTCGGCCCGGTCCTCGAGCGCGTGCTCGGCGGGTCCGTCCGTGGGGATGTGCCATCGGTGTCATAGATTCTCCGCAGACTCGACGTCGGACGGAGAAGACCATGGCCACCATGCGTGATGTCGCCGCGCACGCGGGCGTCAGCCCCAAGACCGTCTCGCGGGTCCTCAGGGGCGAGGGGTACGTCCGGGCGGAGGTGCGCGAGCGCGTCCAGGCGTCCGTGCGGGAGCTGGACTACGTCCCGAACGTCCTCGCGGTGAGCTTCCGCGCAGGGCGCGAGTCTGCGATCGGGGTCGCGGTGCCGGACATCGCCGACCCGTTCTTCGCGCAGGTCATCCACGCGGTGGAGGCGGTGGCCAAGGCTCGGCACACCGGTGTGATCGTCACCAGTCTCGGCAACGACGCCGGCGACGAGCAGGAAGCAGTCGAGAACCTGCTGAAGCGACAGATCGCCGGTCTCATCTCGTGCCCCATCGGGCAGGACCAGTCCTACCTGCGACCGTGGCAGGCGAGGACGGCGATGGTGTTCGTCGACCGAGCACCGGGCAAGCTGGTCGCGGACTCGGTGATCGAGGACGACGAGGGGGGAGGTCGCGAGGCGACTGCCTACCTGGTGGCCAACGGTCACCGGCGCATCGCCTTCGTCGGCGACGCCTATCGCTTCCGTACGACAGCACTGCGGCTGCAGGGCTACCGCGAGGCGCTTGCCGAGGCGGGAGTCGGTGCGGACGACGGGCTGGTGTATCTGGGCGACACGGACGGCGCGGACTTCGATGCGGCGCTGCGGGAGTGGCAACAGCTGGCGAGCCCGCCCACAGCGATCTTCTCCTCCAACGCGCGGTGCAGCCTCGACGTGGTCCCAGCGCTCCAGCGGGTCGGCTGGACCGACGTCGCTCTGGTGAGCTTCGGCGACTTCCCGATGGCCGGATCGCTCACACCGCCGGTCACCGTCATCGACCAGGACCCTGCTGAGGTCGGGCGGTTCGCGGCCGAGCGGCTGTTCCAGCGGATCGACAACCCCGATCGGCGACTGCGCAGAAAGACGGTTCTGCCGGTTCGGCTGGTCGACCGCAGCCCTGCCGCGAGGGCCACGCCGGCCTGATCAGCCCCGCCGCCTGGTCGGGAAGCACGACGCACGCTCCACGAGCTCGACCGGGAGGACGGTGTGGCGTCGGTATCGGCGCCGGGGATGCGCCAGGCGATCGAGGATCCGCTGCGCGGCGAGCGTGCCCAGCGCAACCGGGTTCTGATCGATCACGGTCACCGACGGTTCGAGCATGTCCGCCATCGGGAAGTCACCAAAGCCTGCCAGGGCCAGCCGCCTGTCGGAGCGGAGGACCGGCACCAGGCTCATCGTCACCCGGGCGTTCGAGGCGAAGATCGCCGTGGGTGGCTCCTCGAGACGCTCCAGGGCAGAGAAGGCGGCGGCGGCCGACGCGCGGTCCAGGGCGCCGAGGGCGACGAGTGACTCGTCGTACTCGATGGCCGCGTCGAGGAGCGCTGCTCGGTATCCCACGAGCCGGCCACGGCTCGTCGGGATGGCGGTGCTGTCACCGAGGAAGCCGATCCGGACGTGGCCGTGCTCGACGAGGTGACCGGTGGCCGCCCGGGCGCCGGCGTGGTCGTCCTCGGTGAAGGAGTCGGCCACGACGCCCAAGGCCCGACGGTCCACGAACACGAGCTGGGTGCGGCCCGCCCAGACGCCGAGGTAGGACTGGTCGCCCGCGATCGGCGCGATGACCAGCCCGCTGAGCGACTGGCGCAGGAGCGACTGGACGATGGCGGGCTCACGCGCGGGGTCCTCGCCCAGGCTGGTGATCACGACGGACATCCCGTGCACGGCCGCCAACGCCTCGACGGCCTTGGCGAGCGCCCCGAAGAACGGGTCGGCGATGTCCGGGACGGCGACTCCCATGACCGGTGCTCGACCCGAGCGGAACGTCGTCGAGAGCGTGCTCGGGACGTAGTTCAGCTCGCGCAACGCGACCTCGACGCGCTCTCTCGTCGCCAGGCTCACGTGCAGGTCGTGGTTGAAGACCCGCGACACCGTCTTTGCGCTGACCCCGGCACGACGTGCGACGTCGCGCATCGTGGCCATGTGCCGCGCCCCTTCCGTCAGTCGGACGACTGTGTCATCGGGCGGTGTAGCCACCGTCGATCGGCAGCGAGACGCCCGAGATCATCGAGGCGGCGTCACTGAGCAGGAAGGTGATGGGCCCGGCGATGTCGTCCTCGGTCGCCCACCGTCCGAGCGGCATGGCCTCCAGGAACGGGCCCTGGATGTCCTCGCGGCCCCAGTACCAGGCCGACATCGGCGTCATCACCACGGTGGGGTTCACGCTGTTCACCCGGATGTCGTACCTGCCCAGCTCGAGCGCCGAGACCCTGGTGATGTTGTCCACGGCGGCCTTGGACGAGCCGTACGAGATGTGGCCGGTCAGGGCGACGAGGCTGGCCTGGCTCGACACGTTGACGATGGCGCCGCCCTGCCCGAGGCGGATCATCGACCGTGACGCGTACTTGGTCACCAGCAAGGTTCCGCGTGCGTTGACGGCCATCACCTTGTCGAACACCGCGATGTCGGTGTCCATCGGTGTAGCGATCTCACCGCCGAACCCGCCACAGTTCACGACGCCCCACAGGTCGGTGCCGTCCAGCGCCTCCCGCACAGAGTCCTCGCTGGTCAGGTCGAACGGGAGCGTCCGGACGCCCGTCTCAGCCGCGAGGGCGTCGACCGAGTCCTGGGTCCTGCCGCTCGCGATGACGTCGGCGCCGACCCTCACGAGGTGGCGCACCGTGGTCCCACCGATGCCACCACCGGCACCGGTCACGAGGATCGTGCGGCCGTTGAGATCGAACATCGGAACTCTCCCTCGGTCAGCTGTGCGGGACCTGCTCGCGGGTGGTCAGGGCACGACCTCGTCCTCCACGACGCCGCCAATGTAGCCCGGAATTGCCTGTGTGTCACCGGTGACATGAAGACTCTTGTCACCGGTGACAGAGAATCCTTGACACCGGTGACATGTCCGGTTTAGCGTCTCGACAACTCGACACCGACGGATCGACCAACGCCGCCGGACCGCCAGTACAGCCACTGCGAAACGAGTTCCCCATGGTGACCAACGTCGACACCACCAGTCCCGCGGTGGCTGCGCCAGACCCGGTGCGCGAGCTGTCGGTGGACGACCTCATCGAACGCGCCCGTGCCCTGGCCCGGCCAGGCAGGCGCACCGTCCTGGGCATCACGGGCGCGCCAGGGGCCGGCAAGTCGACGGTCTGCGCAGCGTTGCTCGACGCCCTCGGTGACGACGCGGTCCTTGTGGGAATGGACGGCTTCCACCTCGCGGACGACGAGCTCGTGCGCCTCGGCCGCCGAGGACGCAAGGGCGCGCCGGACACGTTCGACGTCGGCGGCTACGTGGCCCTGCTCCGACGCCTGCGCCCCCAGGCCGATGCCGTCGTGTACGCACCACGCTTCGACCGCGGTCTCGAGGCCGCCATCGCCGGCGCCGTCCCCATCGACGTGGAGACGCCCCTCGTCGTCACGGAGGGCAACTACCTCCTGCTGGACGACCTCGGGTGGGACGCAGTCCGACCGTGCCTCGACGAGGCATGGTTCCTCGACGTGCAACCCCACGTTCGCAGCGAGAGGTTGGAAGCACGACGCCGGTCGCACGGTGACTCACCGGACGACGCACGAGCGTGGGTCGCGAACGTCGACACCGCGAACGGCCTCATCGTCGAGGCCACGCGCACCAAGGCCGACCTCGTCGCCCGGCTCACACCAGTACCCACCCCACCGAAGGAGCGCTGACGATGACGTCGACCACCCCCATTCTCGAAGCTCGGGGTCTGACCCGCAGCTTCGGCGCCGTGCGCGCCCTCGACGGAGCCGACTTCGACGTGCACGCCGGAGAGGTCGTCGCCCTGATCGGCGACAACGGCGCCGGCAAGTCGACCTTGGTCAAGGCGCTGTCGGGGAACCTCGCGCTGGACTCCGGCACGATCCTGTTCAACGGACAGGAGGTCGACCTCAGCTCCCCGAGCGTCGCGAGCCACATGGGCATCGAGACGGTCTTCCAGGACCTGGCGCTCGCACCACACCTCACTCCGCCGCAGAACATGTACCTCGGCCGTGAGCTCCCGGCGTCGGGATTCCTCGGCACACTCGGCTTCCTGGACAACAAGACCATGCGGGCCAGGTCGAAGGTGGCGTTCGACGAGCTCGGCGCGACGGTCCGCAGCTACAGCAGCCCGGTCGGCAGCATGTCCGGCGGCCAGCGTCAGGCGATCGCCATCGCGAGGGCCGTCGCCTGGGCCAAGGGAGTCGTCTTCCTCGACGAACCGACCGCAGCGCTGGGCGTCGTCCAGACCAAGAACGTCCTGGAGACGATCCGCCGCGTCCGCGACAAGGGCGTCGGGGTCGTCTTCATCAGCCACTCGATGCCGCACGTGATCGAGGTCTCGGACCGGGTCCAGGTCCTTCGACTGGGACATCGCGTGGCCACCTTCGACGCCAACGACACCTCGGTCGAAGAGCTCGTCGGCGCCATGACCGGCGCACTGGACGCAGGAGCGAAGTGATGAGCAACGACGGCATCTCCGCCAAGAACGCCACAGCCGACGCCGTCGGGGTGGCGGCCGACGCCCAACCGAGCGGTGAGCCTCGCAGCGAGGCCGCGGTCAGCCCGGACGCTCCCCTCCTGACCGTCGACTCGGAGCGCGGCATCGCCGGACTCGCCCGCCGCATCGTCAAGGTCCAGTCGTTCCAGATCCTGCTGGTGCTGCTCGCGATCTTCGTCGTGTTCTCCATCCTCGCGCCGGACACGTTCCCGACCTGGTCCAACATGCGACTGGTCATCCAGAACGTGTCGATCCTCGCCGTGCTCGGCATCGGGATGACCTACGTGATCATCACCAGCGGCATCGACCTGTCCATCGGCTCGGTCCTGGTGTTCTCCGGCGTGATCGCAGCCAAGGTCATGCAAGGCATGGGAGGAGACGGCTGGGGAACGGCGATCGTCGGCATCCTCGTGTCCATCCTCTGCGGCATCCTCTGGGGCATCTTCAACGGGGTGCTGATCGCCAAGGCGAAGGTCCCCCCGCTGATCGTCACCCTGGGCACGCTCAGCGGTGCTCTCGGGCTCGCCCAGGTCATCACCGGCGGTGTCGACATCCGCGAGGTGCCGGCCGTGCTCGCCAGCAACATCGGCTACGGCAACATCCCTGGCACGACCATCCCGACGATCTCGGTGATCGCGCTGGTGTTCCTGCTGATCTTCGGCGTCGTCCTGCACAAGACCAAGTTCGGCCTGTACACGTACGCGATCGGCTCCAACGAGGAGTCCGCCCGACGCGTCGGCGTCAAGGTCGACCGCCACCTCATCCTCATCTACGCGCTGTCGGGCCTCATGGCGGGCATGGCGGGAATCCTGTCCCTCGCCCAGTACTCCACGACAGCCATCGCCGGCCAGTCCACGACGAGCCTGGCCGTCATCGCCGCGGTCGTGATCGGTGGCACGAGCCTGTTCGGCGGCGTCGGCACGATCTTCGGCACGATCGTCGGCCTGTTCATCCCGGCCATCCTGCAGAACGGCTTCGTGATCACCGGCGTTCAGCCGTTCTGGCAGCAGGTCGCCATCGGCGCCGTCCTCATCGTCGCGGTCTACATCGACCAGCGTCGTCGGGCCGCCGCTTCCCGGGCCACGAAGACCGGCAAGCGGTCCCTCGCCCACCTGTTCCGACGGTCAGCGTGAGCCGGCAGTCGCAGCACCACCCGTCACCCAGCTCGACGGCGCCAACGACGCGCTCGACTCGACACCCCGGAGGAACCAGATCATGAAGACCATCACCAAGCTCGTCCCTCTGATGGCCGCGAGCGCGCTCGCGCTCACCGCCTGCAGCAGCGGTAACGGCGACTCGGGCTCCGACTCGGGCGCGAGCGGCGACACCCAACAGCTCACGTTCATCCAAGGCGTCGCCGGCGACGAGTTCTACGTCACCATGCAGTGCGGCATCGAGGCCGAGGCGGAGAAGGTGGGCGCGGAGGTCAACACCCAGGGCCCGGCCAAGTTCGACCCGACGCTGCAGAAGCCGATCGTCGACTCGGTCGTGGCCAGCCAGCCCGACGCGATCCTGATCGCCCCCACCGATGTCTCGGCCATGCAGGCGCCGCTGAAGGCCGCCGCCGACCAGGACATCGAGGTCGTGCTGGTCGACACCACCGTCGACGACCCGTCCTTCGCGGTCTCGCAGATCTCCTCGGACAACGAAGGTGGCGGCGCGGCGGCGTTCGAGGCCATCCAGACCCAGAACCCCGACGGCGGCAAGATCCTCGTCATGTCGACGGACCCCGGCATCTCGACCGTCGACGCTCGCGTGAAGGGCTTCGAGGAAGCCGCGGCGGAGGACTCCTCGTTCGACTACCTCGGCGTCCAGTACAGCCACAACGACACCGCGACCGCCGCCCAGCTGATCACGGCGGCCCTCGCCAAGGACCCGGACATCGTCGGGGTCTTCGCGACGAACACCTTCTCCGCCGCCGGTACCGCGACCGGCGTCCGCCAGGCCGACAAGCAGGACCAGGTCACCGTCGTCGGGTTCGACGCGGGCCCGGACCAGGTCGGACAGCTCAAGGACGGGACCGTCCAGGCGCTCATCGCCCAGGACCCGTACCAGATCGGCGTCGACGGCGTCACCCAGGCCATCGCCTCCCTGACCGGTGCTGAGGTCACCCCGCAGATCCAGACCGGCTTCCACATCATCACCGCGGAGAACGTGGACGGCGAGGGCGCTCAGTACCTCTACAAGTCCAGCTGCTGAGCACCCCGGACGCGGCTTCCCCTGCGCACCCTCAGGCAGGGGGAGCCGCGTGCCCGACCCGTTCCGAAGGACCCCCACCCATGACGACCCACCTCGACGCTCGTGCCCTCGACAGCCTCGACCCCCGCGTGGCCGTACCCGGCTACGACCGCGACCAGGTCGAACCCGGCATCGTGCACCTCGGTGTCGGCGCGTTCCACCGCTCCCACCAGGCGATGTACGTCGACCGGCTGCTGCACGAGGGCGATTCGGGGTGGGGGATCTGCGGGGTCGGTGTGCTGCCGTCCGACCGGACCATCGCCGACGTGCTCCACGAGCAGGACGGCCTGTACACCCTGCTCACCGTCGACCCGGACGGACGTGCCGAAGCGCGAGTGATCGGCTCCCACGTCGCGCACCTGCACGCGCCGAGCGATCCGCAGGCGGTCGTCGACCGCCTCGCCGACCCCGCGACGCGGATCGTCTCGCTGACGATCACCGAGGGCGGCTATGGCGTCAACGACGCCACCGGCGAGTTCGAGCCCCGCGACCCGGCGACGCTCGCGGACCTGGCGGGGTCCTCGCTGCCCTCCAGCGTCCTCGGCCTCGTGGTCGCCGCTCTGGAAGTCCGCCGGGCCGCCAGGACCGTGCCGTTCACCGTCATGTCCTGCGACAACATCCAGGGCAACGGGCACGTTGCCAGGACCGCGGTCACGGCGTTCGCCCGCACTCGCGATGCCGACCTGGCGGACTGGATCGGCCAGCACGTGGCGTTCCCGAGCTCGATGGTGGACCGGATCACGCCCGCCACGACCGCTGAGGTGGTCGCCGCCGTGGCCGCGCTCGGCGTCGACGACCGCTGGCCGGTCCGCTCCGAGTCGTTCACCCAATGGGTCCTCGAGGACCGGTTCAGCGCCGGTCGGCCCGCCTTCGAGACGGTGGGCGTGCAGGTCGTCGACGACGTGACGCCGTACGAGCTGATGAAGCTACGCCTGCTCAACGCCTCCCACCAGGCCATGGGCTACCTCGGGATCCTCGCCGGCGAGACGTACGTGCACGACGTGTGCCGTGACCCGCTGTTCGTCCGATTCCTGCTCGGCTACATGCACCATGAGGCGATCCCCACCCTGCGGCCGGTACCCGGAATCGACCTGTCGGAGTACTGCGACCAGCTGATCGCACGGTTCAGCAGCGAGGCGATCCGCGACACCCTGGGCCGCCAGGTCATCGACGCCTCCGACCGGATCCCCAAGTTCCTGCTCCCCGTTGTGCGAGCACAGCTGGCTGCCGGTCGCGAGATCACCCGGTGTGCACTCGTGTTGGCAGCGTGGTGCCGCTACCTCGAGGGCACCACGGACGCCGGCCTGACGATCACGGCCGAGGACAAGCGGCTGAGCGAGATCCGGGCGTTCGCCGAGGCGGAGAAGAGCTCGCCGGGTGCCTTCCTGACGTACGAGCCCGTGTTCGGGGACCTCGGGTCGAATCCCGTGCTCCGTGACGCCTTCGGCGCGGCACGTACCAGCCTCGCCCACGACGGCGCTCGCGCCGCGACAGCCGCGCTCGCCTGAACCGATCGCAGGAGGAACGACATGAACATCGTGGTGGGTTACGTGCACACGCCCGAGGGTGAAGCGGCCTTGGACGCAGCCATTGCGCAGGCGCGGGTTTCCGACGCCGACCTGTTCGTGATCAGCGGCCCGGACACCGGTGACGACAACGCCTTCGAGATCTCGCTGGAGCAACATGCAGACGCGCTCAGCACGCGGCTCGACGGGCTTCACGTGCGCAACGTGGTGTACCCCCACGACCCGACGATCGACCCGGCCGACGCGATCCTCGACCGGGCACGCATCAGCGGCGCGGACCTGATCGTGATCGGCGTGCGGCGACGCAGCCCCGTCGGCAAGCTGCTCCTGGGGAGCACCGCGCAGCGGGTGCTGCTCGAGGCCGACGCCCCGGTACTTGCGGTCAAGCGGCACCCCGCGACCTGAGGGGCCCCTGCGGCTACCCGCTGGCATCTACCGCTACCCGAATCACCGCAAGCGCGAGGTGGGTACGGGGGAGAAGGCCGGGCACTTTTTGACAGCGCCGGGGGCCGTGCCGACAGCGCGCCGTCGCGGGTTCGCCTCCGGCCCGGCGGGAGCCCTGGCCACTCCTCATGACACGCATAGGACACGGCATCACGTTCTCGCAGGTCAGACTGGTGCCCCGAGTGGGATTCGAACCCACACTGGATCGGGTTTGAGCCGAACGCCTCTGCCGGTTGGGCTATCGGGGCCGGGCGCCAGGATAGCCGTGAGCACGGCTCCACGAGGACCCGCGCGGCGCCCGTGGGACCAACAACCGCGAACCACACGGCGTCGCGCACTACTCTGTGCAGGTGAGCACTGACGCGACCCCCGGCCCGACCGAGTCGGCACCTGCCGCCTTCGACCTGAGCACCCCCGCCCCGACGGAGGAGCCGAGCGCCCCCGTGGCGCGTCCGGCGCGGCGTGCCGTCGTGGCGGAGGACGAGGCGCTGATCCGGATGGACGTCGTCGAGACCCTGCGTGACGCGGGCTTCGACGTCGTCGGCGAGGCCGGTGACGGCGAGCAGGCCGTGCAGCTGGTCACCGAGCTCAAGCCCGACGTCGTGGTCATGGACGTGAAGATGCCCGTCCTCGACGGCATCTCCGCCGCGGAACGGATCGGCAAGGCGCACCTGGCGCCCGTCGTGCTCCTCACGGCGTTCTCGCAGAAGGAGCTGGTGGAGCGCGCGCGCGACGCCGGCGCCATGGCGTACGTCATCAAGCCGTTCAGCCCGGCGGACCTGCTGCCCGCCGTCGAGATCGCCATCTCGAGGTACGCGCAGATCACGGCGCTGGAGTCCGAGGTCGCGGACCTGGCAGAGCGGTTCGAGACGCGCAAGCGCGTGGACCGGGCCAAGGGTCTGCTGATGACCAAGATGGGCCTCACGGAGCCGGAGTCGTTCCGGTGGATCCAGAAGACGTCGATGGACCGTCGGCTCACCATGCGCGAGGTGGCCGACGCGGTCATCGAGCAGGTGGGTGGCGCGTCGTCCTGACGCCGTCGCGACGAGGGCCGGCCGGAGCATTCCGTGCCGGCCTTCGTCGTCTCAGCGCAACGTCAGGTCGACGACGAGCGCACGGTGGTCGGAGAGTCCGGTGTCGACCGACCGTGCGGGGCCGGCGGGCTGGACCGGCCCGTCGCCGAGGATGTGGTCGAGCTGGCGGTGCGGCATGCGGACGGGGAACGTGGCGGCCGTCGCCAGCGGCCGCAGGCCCGAGGACCGGACCGCGGCGTCGGGCCCCATGTTGAGGTCGCCCGCCAGCACGAGCGGTCGGGGGTGCGGCCGCACCATCGCGACGAGCTCGCGCAGCTGGCGGCGGTTCCAGCCGGGGATGTAGGTCAGATGGGTCGCGACCACGGTGATGTCGCCGGCCGGGTGCTGCACGACCGCGACGAGCGCCGCGCGCGGCTCGTCGCGCACCAGGGTCGGCCAGCGCGCGTCCGGCCAGCGCACGGGAGTCCGACGCCGCAGGACGGGCAGCTGCAGTACGTGCCAGCTACGCACGGGATATCGGCTGAGCAGGGCGATCCCGTAGCTCGCGACCGCGGGCTGGTGGTCGCCGGTCGCGGCGGTCCACAGGCCCGGCTCGCCGTGCAGGGTGGCGACGAAGCGGTGCTCGGGGGCCCCCATCGCCTCGGCCGCGACCATCGTCAGGTCGGCCCCGTGGGAGCGCGGCTGGTCCCGGTCCACCTCCTGGAGCGCGAGGACGTCGGCGTCGAGCTCGCGCACCGCGTCGGAGAAGCGCCCGAGGTGCACCTCGCCGTCGATGAGGGACCGACCATGCAGGATGTTGAAGGTTGCCAGGCGCACCCTGCCGATTCTCCCGGCCGACCTGCGAGTGCGCCCGTCGGCGTGTAGACAGTCGTTCCATGAGCCAGCAAGGAGCCCTCGTCGACCCGCCCGACGACCGCACGGCACTCCAGGACGGACTGCGCCTCGTCGCCGTCGCCCTCACGGACGCCAAGATCCCGTTCGCCCTCGTCGGCGGCTACGCCGCCTGGGCACGCGGGGCCCCGGAGCCGAGTCACGACGCGGACTTCGCGGTGACCCCCGAGGACGTCGACCGCGCCAAGGAGGCGATCGCCGCGTCCGGGCTCGTCGTGGAGCAGCCGGCCGAGAACTGGCTGTTCAAGGCGTTCCACCACGGTCAGCTGGTCGACATCCTGTTCCGGATGGTGGGGGAGCCCGTGACGCGCGAGCTCCTGGAGCGCAGCGACGAGCTCGAGGTCCTGGCCGTGCGGATGCCGGTACTGCAGGCCACCGACGTCGTCTCGGCGAAGATGCGCGTGCTGGGCGAGCACGCGTGCGACTTCGGCCGGTTGCTCGCCATCGTGCGTGCCCTGCGAGAGCAGATCGACTGGCCGCGGATCCGCGCCGACGTCGTCGGTCACCCGTACGGCCGCGCGTTCCTCTTCCTGGCCGACGAGCTCGGTCTGACGGACGCCACCGGTGACGCGCAGCCCGCCGAGGTCGCCCCCGGGGCGGCCGCGCCAGTGTCCTGAGCGGCCCCTGGTGCCAGTCGGGCGTCCAGATCGCGGTGTTACCGGTTGGTCACAACTCGGCAACAACCCGCCGTGAGACATCCCCATTCACATCGCGGACACAAACAATGAGTACCTTCGCGCCACACCTGCAGGATCCTCACCGGGGTTCCGCGGATCGCAGTACTCACAGAGGGGTACCAGGCATGATTCGTTCCACCCACGTAGTCCGCGCCGCCGCGCTCGCCGGCGCTGTCGCCCTCGCCCTGACCGCGTGCAGCGGATCGGACGAGCCGGCGGACGAGGACACCTCCGCCGCGCCCACCGCGTCAGGTCCGCTGAAGATCGGTTCCCTGCTGCCCGTCACGGGCAACCTCGCGTACCTCGGCCCGCCCGAGATCGCCGGCGTGGACCTGGCCGTCAAGGACATCAACGACGCCGGCGGTGTCAACGGTCAGCCGGTGACCGTCTCGCACAAGGACTCGGGCCCCACGTCCGACCTCGCGACGATCGGCACCCCGTCCGCCAAGGCGCTCATCGAGGAGGGTGTCCACGTCATCGTCGGCGCCGCGTCCTCGGGCCTGTCCCTCGGTGTCGTCGGTCCGATCACCGACGCGGAGATCGTGCAGATCTCGCCCGCCAACACGGCCGCGGACCTGTCCGGCATCAGCCCGTACTACTTCCGCACCGCTCCGCCGGACGAGGTCCAGGGCCAGGCCCTGGCGACGCAGATCATCGCCGACGGCCACAAGAACGTCGGGGTCCTCGTCTTCGACGACCCGTACGGCACCGGCCTTCGCGGCTTCGTCCAGAACAACCTGGAGCCCGCGGGCGTCAACGTGACGTACGGCGCCGAGGGTGCCGGTCAGGACTTCCCGCCCGAGCTGTCCGACTACTCCACCGAGGTGGGCGAGGTCCTCGCCACGAACCCCGACGCGATCGTGATCATCACGTTCGACGAGGTCCGCGTCATCGTCCCGCAGCTCGTCCAGGCCGGCTACGACATGTCGAACGTGTACCTCGTCGACGGCAACGTGGCCAGCTTCAAGCAGGACCCGGCGGACAGCTCGAAGTTCTTCTTCGACCCGGGCACGCTCGAGGGCGCGCAGGGCACCAACCCGGGCGCCAACCCGACGGACGAGTTCAAGGCCCGCCTCCTCGAGGTGAACCCCGGCCTGAAGGACTTCAACTACGGCCCCGAGTCGTACGACGCGACCATCCTTGCGGCCCTCGCGGCGGTCAAGGGCGGCGCGAACGACGGCCCGACCGTGCAGGAGAACATGGCGGCCGTCTCGGGCGCGACGGACGGCGAGGAGTGCGACACGTTCGCCGACTGCGTCGCCCTGCTCGAGGACGGCAAGGAGATCTTCTACCAGGCGGTCTCCGGCGTCGGCCCGTTC
This window harbors:
- a CDS encoding ABC transporter substrate-binding protein, giving the protein MKTITKLVPLMAASALALTACSSGNGDSGSDSGASGDTQQLTFIQGVAGDEFYVTMQCGIEAEAEKVGAEVNTQGPAKFDPTLQKPIVDSVVASQPDAILIAPTDVSAMQAPLKAAADQDIEVVLVDTTVDDPSFAVSQISSDNEGGGAAAFEAIQTQNPDGGKILVMSTDPGISTVDARVKGFEEAAAEDSSFDYLGVQYSHNDTATAAQLITAALAKDPDIVGVFATNTFSAAGTATGVRQADKQDQVTVVGFDAGPDQVGQLKDGTVQALIAQDPYQIGVDGVTQAIASLTGAEVTPQIQTGFHIITAENVDGEGAQYLYKSSC
- a CDS encoding LacI family DNA-binding transcriptional regulator → MATMRDVARRAGVSAKTVSRVFNHDLHVSLATRERVEVALRELNYVPSTLSTTFRSGRAPVMGVAVPDIADPFFGALAKAVEALAAVHGMSVVITSLGEDPAREPAIVQSLLRQSLSGLVIAPIAGDQSYLGVWAGRTQLVFVDRRALGVVADSFTEDDHAGARAATGHLVEHGHVRIGFLGDSTAIPTSRGRLVGYRAALLDAAIEYDESLVALGALDRASAAAAFSALERLEEPPTAIFASNARVTMSLVPVLRSDRRLALAGFGDFPMADMLEPSVTVIDQNPVALGTLAAQRILDRLAHPRRRYRRHTVLPVELVERASCFPTRRRG
- a CDS encoding ABC transporter permease: MSNDGISAKNATADAVGVAADAQPSGEPRSEAAVSPDAPLLTVDSERGIAGLARRIVKVQSFQILLVLLAIFVVFSILAPDTFPTWSNMRLVIQNVSILAVLGIGMTYVIITSGIDLSIGSVLVFSGVIAAKVMQGMGGDGWGTAIVGILVSILCGILWGIFNGVLIAKAKVPPLIVTLGTLSGALGLAQVITGGVDIREVPAVLASNIGYGNIPGTTIPTISVIALVFLLIFGVVLHKTKFGLYTYAIGSNEESARRVGVKVDRHLILIYALSGLMAGMAGILSLAQYSTTAIAGQSTTSLAVIAAVVIGGTSLFGGVGTIFGTIVGLFIPAILQNGFVITGVQPFWQQVAIGAVLIVAVYIDQRRRAAASRATKTGKRSLAHLFRRSA
- a CDS encoding AAA family ATPase — its product is MNEAGGESLAVVVTGPQGSGKSTLAALLAPRLGAALLDLDTATADLTAVIGDLLGVEDLDDPVLALATRDARYAAIIAVAEENLRLGLSVVLVAPFTAERRDPTAWAALAARLEAAGGRPSLVWLEIDAVAVVERIRRRRAGRDAPRLAREGGVSGLDLAAPRVPHIRADAGQAPEALVGPVLERVLGGSVRGDVPSVS
- a CDS encoding SDR family oxidoreductase, translating into MFDLNGRTILVTGAGGGIGGTTVRHLVRVGADVIASGRTQDSVDALAAETGVRTLPFDLTSEDSVREALDGTDLWGVVNCGGFGGEIATPMDTDIAVFDKVMAVNARGTLLVTKYASRSMIRLGQGGAIVNVSSQASLVALTGHISYGSSKAAVDNITRVSALELGRYDIRVNSVNPTVVMTPMSAWYWGREDIQGPFLEAMPLGRWATEDDIAGPITFLLSDAASMISGVSLPIDGGYTAR
- a CDS encoding nucleoside/nucleotide kinase family protein, which codes for MVTNVDTTSPAVAAPDPVRELSVDDLIERARALARPGRRTVLGITGAPGAGKSTVCAALLDALGDDAVLVGMDGFHLADDELVRLGRRGRKGAPDTFDVGGYVALLRRLRPQADAVVYAPRFDRGLEAAIAGAVPIDVETPLVVTEGNYLLLDDLGWDAVRPCLDEAWFLDVQPHVRSERLEARRRSHGDSPDDARAWVANVDTANGLIVEATRTKADLVARLTPVPTPPKER
- a CDS encoding LacI family DNA-binding transcriptional regulator; the encoded protein is MATMRDVAAHAGVSPKTVSRVLRGEGYVRAEVRERVQASVRELDYVPNVLAVSFRAGRESAIGVAVPDIADPFFAQVIHAVEAVAKARHTGVIVTSLGNDAGDEQEAVENLLKRQIAGLISCPIGQDQSYLRPWQARTAMVFVDRAPGKLVADSVIEDDEGGGREATAYLVANGHRRIAFVGDAYRFRTTALRLQGYREALAEAGVGADDGLVYLGDTDGADFDAALREWQQLASPPTAIFSSNARCSLDVVPALQRVGWTDVALVSFGDFPMAGSLTPPVTVIDQDPAEVGRFAAERLFQRIDNPDRRLRRKTVLPVRLVDRSPAARATPA
- a CDS encoding ATP-binding cassette domain-containing protein translates to MTSTTPILEARGLTRSFGAVRALDGADFDVHAGEVVALIGDNGAGKSTLVKALSGNLALDSGTILFNGQEVDLSSPSVASHMGIETVFQDLALAPHLTPPQNMYLGRELPASGFLGTLGFLDNKTMRARSKVAFDELGATVRSYSSPVGSMSGGQRQAIAIARAVAWAKGVVFLDEPTAALGVVQTKNVLETIRRVRDKGVGVVFISHSMPHVIEVSDRVQVLRLGHRVATFDANDTSVEELVGAMTGALDAGAK